A region from the Gossypium hirsutum isolate 1008001.06 chromosome A08, Gossypium_hirsutum_v2.1, whole genome shotgun sequence genome encodes:
- the LOC107962975 gene encoding putative pre-16S rRNA nuclease isoform X4, which yields MMVIEHGKSGFFSLAARPYTKVFLFRVSFSSCSSKLIPIQTRHYFFSYVKPLHLFQNLVKSNASQGGRLLGLDVGVKYVGLAISDLDNKIASPLSVLVRKKTNIDLVAHDFQSLISELSLVGFVVGYPFDRQRLAPDATQVKLFIDDLSETGKLDGLKFTFWDERFTSKNVELLIKPLSLHPVLAKTVVDKFAAVQILQAYLDYVNKKENRRTS from the exons ATGATGGTTATTGAGCATG GTAAAAGTGGGTTCTTTAGTCTAGCAGCTAGACCTTACACGAAAGTGTTTCTCTTTCGTGTCTCCTTCAGCAGCTGCAGCTCGAAATTAATCCCCATACAAACTCGCCATTATTTTTTTTCT TACGTAAAGCCTTTACACCTATTCCAAAATTTGGTCAAATCAAATGCATCGCAAGGAGGACGGTTGCTTGGTTTAGATGTGGGTGTTAAGTATGTTGGATTAGCTATCTCAGACCTCGATAATAAAATCGCCTCACCTCTAAG TGTTTTGGTTCGAAAGAAGACAAATATTGAtctagtggctcatgattttcaAAGCCTG ATCTCTGAACTTTCTCTGGTAGGCTTCGTAGTTGGCTATCCATTTGACAGACAACGACTTGCTCCTGAT gCTACACAGGTGAAGCTATTCATTGATGATCTTTCAGAGACGGGAAAACTTGATGGGTTAAAGTTTACGTTCTGGGATGAGCGCTTTACATCAAAG AATGTGGAATTGCTGATAAAGCCTTTGAGCTTGCATCCAGTACTAGCAAAAACTGTAGTTGATAAGTTCGCTGCTGTTCAGATTCTTCAG GCATACCTGGATTATGTGAACAAGAAGGAAAATAG GAGGACAAGCTAA
- the LOC107962975 gene encoding putative pre-16S rRNA nuclease isoform X1 produces MMVIEHGKSGFFSLAARPYTKVFLFRVSFSSCSSKLIPIQTRHYFFSYVKPLHLFQNLVKSNASQGGRLLGLDVGVKYVGLAISDLDNKIASPLSVLVRKKTNIDLVAHDFQSLISELSLVGFVVGYPFDRQRLAPDATQVKLFIDDLSETGKLDGLKFTFWDERFTSKNVELLIKPLSLHPVLAKTVVDKFAAVQILQAYLDYVNKKENSRGCNILEMILFGFRI; encoded by the exons ATGATGGTTATTGAGCATG GTAAAAGTGGGTTCTTTAGTCTAGCAGCTAGACCTTACACGAAAGTGTTTCTCTTTCGTGTCTCCTTCAGCAGCTGCAGCTCGAAATTAATCCCCATACAAACTCGCCATTATTTTTTTTCT TACGTAAAGCCTTTACACCTATTCCAAAATTTGGTCAAATCAAATGCATCGCAAGGAGGACGGTTGCTTGGTTTAGATGTGGGTGTTAAGTATGTTGGATTAGCTATCTCAGACCTCGATAATAAAATCGCCTCACCTCTAAG TGTTTTGGTTCGAAAGAAGACAAATATTGAtctagtggctcatgattttcaAAGCCTG ATCTCTGAACTTTCTCTGGTAGGCTTCGTAGTTGGCTATCCATTTGACAGACAACGACTTGCTCCTGAT gCTACACAGGTGAAGCTATTCATTGATGATCTTTCAGAGACGGGAAAACTTGATGGGTTAAAGTTTACGTTCTGGGATGAGCGCTTTACATCAAAG AATGTGGAATTGCTGATAAAGCCTTTGAGCTTGCATCCAGTACTAGCAAAAACTGTAGTTGATAAGTTCGCTGCTGTTCAGATTCTTCAG GCATACCTGGATTATGTGAACAAGAAGGAAAATAG CAGGGGCTGCAACATCTTAGAGATGATATTATTTGGGTTTCGGATCTAA
- the LOC107962975 gene encoding putative pre-16S rRNA nuclease isoform X5, producing MQYVKPLHLFQNLVKSNASQGGRLLGLDVGVKYVGLAISDLDNKIASPLSVLVRKKTNIDLVAHDFQSLISELSLVGFVVGYPFDRQRLAPDATQVKLFIDDLSETGKLDGLKFTFWDERFTSKNVELLIKPLSLHPVLAKTVVDKFAAVQILQAYLDYVNKKENSRGCNILEMILFGFRI from the exons ATGCAGTACGTAAAGCCTTTACACCTATTCCAAAATTTGGTCAAATCAAATGCATCGCAAGGAGGACGGTTGCTTGGTTTAGATGTGGGTGTTAAGTATGTTGGATTAGCTATCTCAGACCTCGATAATAAAATCGCCTCACCTCTAAG TGTTTTGGTTCGAAAGAAGACAAATATTGAtctagtggctcatgattttcaAAGCCTG ATCTCTGAACTTTCTCTGGTAGGCTTCGTAGTTGGCTATCCATTTGACAGACAACGACTTGCTCCTGAT gCTACACAGGTGAAGCTATTCATTGATGATCTTTCAGAGACGGGAAAACTTGATGGGTTAAAGTTTACGTTCTGGGATGAGCGCTTTACATCAAAG AATGTGGAATTGCTGATAAAGCCTTTGAGCTTGCATCCAGTACTAGCAAAAACTGTAGTTGATAAGTTCGCTGCTGTTCAGATTCTTCAG GCATACCTGGATTATGTGAACAAGAAGGAAAATAG CAGGGGCTGCAACATCTTAGAGATGATATTATTTGGGTTTCGGATCTAA
- the LOC107962975 gene encoding putative pre-16S rRNA nuclease isoform X8, which translates to MIFKACKQDAWGGMWWRRDKGPSFKYFCGIWIMLFDGRMSLCLFFSPYHFMELGLQMWTCISELSLVGFVVGYPFDRQRLAPDATQVKLFIDDLSETGKLDGLKFTFWDERFTSKNVELLIKPLSLHPVLAKTVVDKFAAVQILQAYLDYVNKKENSRGCNILEMILFGFRI; encoded by the exons atgattttcaAAGCCTG CAAACAGGATGCTTGGGGTGGAATGTGGTGGAGAAGAGACAAGGGGcctagttttaaatatttttgtggaATCTGGATCATGTTATTTGATGGGAGGATGtcactttgtttatttttctctcCCTATCATTTCATGGAGTTGGGGTTGCAGATGTGGACTTGT ATCTCTGAACTTTCTCTGGTAGGCTTCGTAGTTGGCTATCCATTTGACAGACAACGACTTGCTCCTGAT gCTACACAGGTGAAGCTATTCATTGATGATCTTTCAGAGACGGGAAAACTTGATGGGTTAAAGTTTACGTTCTGGGATGAGCGCTTTACATCAAAG AATGTGGAATTGCTGATAAAGCCTTTGAGCTTGCATCCAGTACTAGCAAAAACTGTAGTTGATAAGTTCGCTGCTGTTCAGATTCTTCAG GCATACCTGGATTATGTGAACAAGAAGGAAAATAG CAGGGGCTGCAACATCTTAGAGATGATATTATTTGGGTTTCGGATCTAA
- the LOC107962975 gene encoding putative pre-16S rRNA nuclease isoform X6: protein MQYVKPLHLFQNLVKSNASQGGRLLGLDVGVKYVGLAISDLDNKIASPLSVLVRKKTNIDLVAHDFQSLISELSLVGFVVGYPFDRQRLAPDATQVKLFIDDLSETGKLDGLKFTFWDERFTSKNVELLIKPLSLHPVLAKTVVDKFAAVQILQAYLDYVNKKENRGCNILEMILFGFRI, encoded by the exons ATGCAGTACGTAAAGCCTTTACACCTATTCCAAAATTTGGTCAAATCAAATGCATCGCAAGGAGGACGGTTGCTTGGTTTAGATGTGGGTGTTAAGTATGTTGGATTAGCTATCTCAGACCTCGATAATAAAATCGCCTCACCTCTAAG TGTTTTGGTTCGAAAGAAGACAAATATTGAtctagtggctcatgattttcaAAGCCTG ATCTCTGAACTTTCTCTGGTAGGCTTCGTAGTTGGCTATCCATTTGACAGACAACGACTTGCTCCTGAT gCTACACAGGTGAAGCTATTCATTGATGATCTTTCAGAGACGGGAAAACTTGATGGGTTAAAGTTTACGTTCTGGGATGAGCGCTTTACATCAAAG AATGTGGAATTGCTGATAAAGCCTTTGAGCTTGCATCCAGTACTAGCAAAAACTGTAGTTGATAAGTTCGCTGCTGTTCAGATTCTTCAG GCATACCTGGATTATGTGAACAAGAAGGAAAATAG GGGCTGCAACATCTTAGAGATGATATTATTTGGGTTTCGGATCTAA
- the LOC107962975 gene encoding putative pre-16S rRNA nuclease isoform X2 — protein MMVIEHGKSGFFSLAARPYTKVFLFRVSFSSCSSKLIPIQTRHYFFSYVKPLHLFQNLVKSNASQGGRLLGLDVGVKYVGLAISDLDNKIASPLSVLVRKKTNIDLVAHDFQSLISELSLVGFVVGYPFDRQRLAPDATQVKLFIDDLSETGKLDGLKFTFWDERFTSKNVELLIKPLSLHPVLAKTVVDKFAAVQILQAYLDYVNKKENRGCNILEMILFGFRI, from the exons ATGATGGTTATTGAGCATG GTAAAAGTGGGTTCTTTAGTCTAGCAGCTAGACCTTACACGAAAGTGTTTCTCTTTCGTGTCTCCTTCAGCAGCTGCAGCTCGAAATTAATCCCCATACAAACTCGCCATTATTTTTTTTCT TACGTAAAGCCTTTACACCTATTCCAAAATTTGGTCAAATCAAATGCATCGCAAGGAGGACGGTTGCTTGGTTTAGATGTGGGTGTTAAGTATGTTGGATTAGCTATCTCAGACCTCGATAATAAAATCGCCTCACCTCTAAG TGTTTTGGTTCGAAAGAAGACAAATATTGAtctagtggctcatgattttcaAAGCCTG ATCTCTGAACTTTCTCTGGTAGGCTTCGTAGTTGGCTATCCATTTGACAGACAACGACTTGCTCCTGAT gCTACACAGGTGAAGCTATTCATTGATGATCTTTCAGAGACGGGAAAACTTGATGGGTTAAAGTTTACGTTCTGGGATGAGCGCTTTACATCAAAG AATGTGGAATTGCTGATAAAGCCTTTGAGCTTGCATCCAGTACTAGCAAAAACTGTAGTTGATAAGTTCGCTGCTGTTCAGATTCTTCAG GCATACCTGGATTATGTGAACAAGAAGGAAAATAG GGGCTGCAACATCTTAGAGATGATATTATTTGGGTTTCGGATCTAA
- the LOC107962975 gene encoding putative pre-16S rRNA nuclease isoform X3, whose amino-acid sequence MMVIEHGKSGFFSLAARPYTKVFLFRVSFSSCSSKLIPIQTRHYFFSYVKPLHLFQNLVKSNASQGGRLLGLDVGVKYVGLAISDLDNKIASPLSVLVRKKTNIDLVAHDFQSLISELSLVGFVVGYPFDRQRLAPDATQVKLFIDDLSETGKLDGLKFTFWDERFTSKNVELLIKPLSLHPVLAKTVVDKFAAVQILQAYLDYVNKKENRLAGAATS is encoded by the exons ATGATGGTTATTGAGCATG GTAAAAGTGGGTTCTTTAGTCTAGCAGCTAGACCTTACACGAAAGTGTTTCTCTTTCGTGTCTCCTTCAGCAGCTGCAGCTCGAAATTAATCCCCATACAAACTCGCCATTATTTTTTTTCT TACGTAAAGCCTTTACACCTATTCCAAAATTTGGTCAAATCAAATGCATCGCAAGGAGGACGGTTGCTTGGTTTAGATGTGGGTGTTAAGTATGTTGGATTAGCTATCTCAGACCTCGATAATAAAATCGCCTCACCTCTAAG TGTTTTGGTTCGAAAGAAGACAAATATTGAtctagtggctcatgattttcaAAGCCTG ATCTCTGAACTTTCTCTGGTAGGCTTCGTAGTTGGCTATCCATTTGACAGACAACGACTTGCTCCTGAT gCTACACAGGTGAAGCTATTCATTGATGATCTTTCAGAGACGGGAAAACTTGATGGGTTAAAGTTTACGTTCTGGGATGAGCGCTTTACATCAAAG AATGTGGAATTGCTGATAAAGCCTTTGAGCTTGCATCCAGTACTAGCAAAAACTGTAGTTGATAAGTTCGCTGCTGTTCAGATTCTTCAG GCATACCTGGATTATGTGAACAAGAAGGAAAATAG GTTAGCAGGGGCTGCAACATCTTAG
- the LOC107962975 gene encoding putative pre-16S rRNA nuclease isoform X7: protein MQYVKPLHLFQNLVKSNASQGGRLLGLDVGVKYVGLAISDLDNKIASPLSVLVRKKTNIDLVAHDFQSLISELSLVGFVVGYPFDRQRLAPDATQVKLFIDDLSETGKLDGLKFTFWDERFTSKNVELLIKPLSLHPVLAKTVVDKFAAVQILQAYLDYVNKKENRLAGAATS, encoded by the exons ATGCAGTACGTAAAGCCTTTACACCTATTCCAAAATTTGGTCAAATCAAATGCATCGCAAGGAGGACGGTTGCTTGGTTTAGATGTGGGTGTTAAGTATGTTGGATTAGCTATCTCAGACCTCGATAATAAAATCGCCTCACCTCTAAG TGTTTTGGTTCGAAAGAAGACAAATATTGAtctagtggctcatgattttcaAAGCCTG ATCTCTGAACTTTCTCTGGTAGGCTTCGTAGTTGGCTATCCATTTGACAGACAACGACTTGCTCCTGAT gCTACACAGGTGAAGCTATTCATTGATGATCTTTCAGAGACGGGAAAACTTGATGGGTTAAAGTTTACGTTCTGGGATGAGCGCTTTACATCAAAG AATGTGGAATTGCTGATAAAGCCTTTGAGCTTGCATCCAGTACTAGCAAAAACTGTAGTTGATAAGTTCGCTGCTGTTCAGATTCTTCAG GCATACCTGGATTATGTGAACAAGAAGGAAAATAG GTTAGCAGGGGCTGCAACATCTTAG
- the LOC107962975 gene encoding putative pre-16S rRNA nuclease isoform X9, translating to MQYVKPLHLFQNLVKSNASQGGRLLGLDVGVKYVGLAISDLDNKIASPLSVLVRKKTNIDLVAHDFQSLISELSLVGFVVGYPFDRQRLAPDATQVKLFIDDLSETGKLDGLKFTFWDERFTSKNVELLIKPLSLHPVLAKTVVDKFAAVQILQAYLDYVNKKENR from the exons ATGCAGTACGTAAAGCCTTTACACCTATTCCAAAATTTGGTCAAATCAAATGCATCGCAAGGAGGACGGTTGCTTGGTTTAGATGTGGGTGTTAAGTATGTTGGATTAGCTATCTCAGACCTCGATAATAAAATCGCCTCACCTCTAAG TGTTTTGGTTCGAAAGAAGACAAATATTGAtctagtggctcatgattttcaAAGCCTG ATCTCTGAACTTTCTCTGGTAGGCTTCGTAGTTGGCTATCCATTTGACAGACAACGACTTGCTCCTGAT gCTACACAGGTGAAGCTATTCATTGATGATCTTTCAGAGACGGGAAAACTTGATGGGTTAAAGTTTACGTTCTGGGATGAGCGCTTTACATCAAAG AATGTGGAATTGCTGATAAAGCCTTTGAGCTTGCATCCAGTACTAGCAAAAACTGTAGTTGATAAGTTCGCTGCTGTTCAGATTCTTCAG GCATACCTGGATTATGTGAACAAGAAGGAAAATAGGTGA